Proteins found in one Abyssibius alkaniclasticus genomic segment:
- a CDS encoding thymidine kinase — MAKLYFNYSTMNAGKSTILLQAAHNYAERGMDTYLLTARLDRRAGEGKIASRIGIGQAADTFAADSDVMAMIAARMAQGPIACVLIDEAQFLTPEQVWQLARVADDLGVPVMAYGLRVDFLGNLFPGSATLLALADDLREVRTICHCGRKATMVVRQSADGTVAIAGDQVQIGGNETYISLCRRHWREAVGDRG; from the coding sequence ATGGCAAAGCTCTATTTCAACTATTCCACAATGAATGCCGGCAAGTCGACCATTCTTCTGCAGGCTGCGCATAACTATGCCGAACGCGGGATGGACACCTATTTGCTGACCGCGCGGCTGGACCGGCGCGCCGGGGAAGGCAAGATCGCCAGCCGCATCGGCATCGGGCAGGCGGCCGATACCTTTGCCGCCGACAGCGATGTGATGGCGATGATCGCGGCGCGCATGGCGCAAGGCCCGATTGCCTGTGTGCTGATCGACGAGGCGCAGTTCCTGACGCCAGAGCAGGTTTGGCAACTGGCCCGCGTGGCCGATGACCTTGGCGTGCCGGTAATGGCCTATGGGCTGCGTGTGGATTTTCTGGGCAACCTGTTCCCCGGCTCGGCCACATTGCTGGCCCTGGCCGATGATCTGCGCGAGGTGCGCACGATTTGCCATTGCGGGCGCAAGGCCACAATGGTGGTGCGCCAATCCGCCGATGGCACGGTGGCCATTGCGGGCGACCAGGTGCAGATTGGCGGCAACGAAACCTATATCAGCCTGTGCCGCCGCCATTGGCGCGAAGCGGTGGGCGATCGGGGATAA
- a CDS encoding winged helix-turn-helix transcriptional regulator, translating into MGKADKDHWHGEPVRYYSGIFGNKWSLLILRDMIFDGKRSFGAFLESPEKIATNILTTRLGEMVEAGVIAKVMPKRKGARAVYILTPRGRAMLPVIFAIIDWAAREDPDSTPDASLLGALRDTPSMLKVKLLAEIDAADKAALA; encoded by the coding sequence ATGGGCAAGGCAGACAAGGACCACTGGCACGGCGAGCCGGTGCGCTATTATTCAGGCATTTTCGGGAATAAATGGTCGTTGCTGATTTTGCGCGACATGATTTTTGACGGCAAGCGCAGCTTTGGCGCGTTTCTGGAATCGCCCGAAAAGATTGCCACCAATATTCTGACAACCCGGCTGGGCGAAATGGTCGAGGCCGGCGTGATTGCCAAGGTCATGCCCAAGCGCAAGGGCGCGCGGGCGGTCTATATTCTGACCCCGCGCGGGCGCGCCATGCTGCCGGTGATCTTTGCGATAATAGACTGGGCGGCGCGCGAAGACCCGGATAGCACGCCCGATGCCAGCCTGCTGGGCGCATTGCGCGATACGCCCAGCATGTTGAAGGTGAAGCTGCTGGCCGAGATCGATGCCGCAGACAAGGCGGCCCTGGCCTGA